One Myxococcus xanthus genomic window carries:
- a CDS encoding HEAT repeat domain-containing protein, protein MERELKSGRPRWLTGLVCVAVVLALGCSRPWKREDSRTWEGCCQGADACLALLQELHGPDTGEKWLPPEQACAAWKLGREGEGVVPRLIPLLRHPERRVRGGAAQALANMGEKATGALPALIEAYEREPGGLALHALSSLDDERAAPAIVRHLLESPTSALEHLGPTLAPVLFDALENPESSWEALVLVRHVLSRRASMHTETFVPRLRT, encoded by the coding sequence ATGGAGAGAGAGTTGAAGTCTGGGCGTCCCCGCTGGCTGACCGGGCTCGTGTGCGTGGCGGTGGTGCTGGCACTGGGGTGTTCCCGGCCGTGGAAGCGGGAAGACTCCAGGACGTGGGAGGGTTGCTGCCAGGGGGCTGACGCGTGCCTTGCGCTGCTGCAGGAGCTCCACGGGCCCGACACAGGGGAGAAGTGGCTGCCGCCGGAGCAGGCGTGTGCGGCCTGGAAACTGGGGCGCGAGGGAGAGGGCGTCGTCCCTCGGCTGATTCCGCTGCTTCGGCACCCAGAGCGTCGCGTGCGCGGCGGTGCAGCGCAGGCGCTGGCGAATATGGGGGAGAAGGCCACGGGCGCCTTACCTGCGCTCATTGAGGCGTATGAGCGGGAGCCCGGTGGGCTGGCCCTGCACGCGCTCTCCTCACTTGATGACGAGAGAGCAGCGCCAGCCATTGTGCGCCACCTCCTGGAGTCGCCCACGTCGGCGCTGGAGCACCTCGGCCCGACATTGGCCCCGGTGCTGTTTGACGCGCTGGAGAACCCGGAGTCGAGCTGGGAGGCGCTGGTGCTGGTGCGCCACGTCCTCTCCCGGCGAGCCTCCATGCACACGGAGACCTTCGTCCCGCGCCTGCGGACG
- a CDS encoding RDD family protein, with product MSDFREALESISKSPCSKHPGFSAALACIRCGTFICAFCASSSGGLCFRCLHAAPELATRRARLAASLVDGVALLLPSLLLGVLRCLALPDEAAMTAPAVYVPALLVLLVQASLIRGAGASLGKRLLGIRVVRRDGRPAEVWRIALLRNALPIALCGYCGWFSLVDALFIVGEDRRCLHDWLAGTRVVKAPRSPRSFAARLVTG from the coding sequence ATGTCCGACTTCCGCGAGGCCCTTGAGTCGATTTCGAAGTCCCCATGCTCCAAGCATCCTGGCTTCTCCGCCGCCCTGGCCTGTATTCGTTGCGGCACCTTCATCTGTGCCTTCTGTGCCTCGTCCAGTGGGGGCCTGTGCTTCCGGTGCCTTCATGCGGCTCCGGAGCTGGCGACGCGCAGGGCCCGGCTTGCGGCAAGCCTCGTCGATGGTGTGGCGCTCCTGCTCCCGTCCCTGCTCCTGGGTGTCCTCCGGTGCCTGGCCCTTCCGGACGAGGCGGCGATGACGGCTCCTGCCGTCTATGTCCCGGCGCTCCTCGTGTTGCTTGTGCAGGCCAGCCTGATTCGAGGCGCGGGGGCGAGTCTCGGCAAGCGGCTCCTGGGAATCCGCGTCGTCAGAAGGGACGGGCGGCCGGCGGAAGTCTGGCGCATTGCCCTTTTGAGGAACGCGCTCCCGATTGCGCTCTGCGGCTACTGCGGCTGGTTCAGCCTCGTGGACGCCCTCTTCATCGTTGGAGAGGACCGACGGTGTCTTCACGACTGGCTGGCCGGCACCCGCGTCGTGAAAGCCCCTCGTTCGCCGCGCTCGTTCGCCGCGCGGCTCGTGACTGGCTGA
- a CDS encoding GIY-YIG nuclease family protein, protein MCENSRMFELNDALERLHLPPARTLVLRNAVSELGEAIYWIADERPELFCAYQHTQGPQLAVAMQRAQYIVSCIGHAPDRAVFVGVYEIMGGRLIDAAQFNALPEHQELARNGYGMLADPDTTWAFDLQARPFMEAWKGKLVFGWPGGTRSWWRHASRNRFPIEALVEESIIKRRLPPWQELVLTWAQLALLPTSWQIPLSQWRGIYFIHDERRRLGYVGSAAGAENLLGRWLDYATSGHGGNKLLRQSRPADLRFSVLERTSPDIAVREVVLLEQTWKRRLHTRTPCGLNEN, encoded by the coding sequence GTGTGCGAAAACAGCCGCATGTTCGAGTTAAACGATGCACTTGAGCGCCTGCACCTGCCGCCCGCCCGAACCCTTGTGCTGAGGAATGCCGTCTCCGAACTCGGCGAGGCGATCTACTGGATTGCAGACGAACGTCCGGAACTCTTCTGCGCCTATCAGCACACTCAAGGGCCGCAGCTCGCCGTCGCCATGCAGCGCGCGCAGTACATCGTCTCCTGCATTGGGCATGCGCCGGACCGAGCCGTCTTCGTCGGTGTCTACGAAATCATGGGCGGCCGGCTGATCGATGCGGCTCAGTTCAACGCCCTTCCGGAGCATCAAGAACTCGCCCGAAACGGCTACGGAATGCTCGCCGACCCCGACACTACTTGGGCCTTCGACCTGCAGGCGCGTCCCTTCATGGAGGCGTGGAAGGGGAAGCTGGTGTTCGGTTGGCCCGGCGGCACACGCAGTTGGTGGCGTCACGCCAGCCGGAATCGCTTTCCGATTGAAGCGCTGGTCGAGGAGAGCATCATCAAGCGAAGACTTCCGCCCTGGCAGGAGCTGGTGCTGACGTGGGCGCAGCTTGCTCTGCTCCCCACGTCCTGGCAAATCCCACTGTCGCAGTGGCGCGGGATTTACTTCATTCACGACGAACGCAGGCGCCTGGGCTACGTGGGCTCCGCGGCCGGGGCGGAGAACTTGCTCGGCCGCTGGCTTGACTACGCCACCAGCGGCCATGGCGGAAACAAACTGCTCCGGCAATCACGACCGGCCGACCTCCGATTCAGCGTGCTCGAGCGCACTTCGCCCGACATAGCGGTGCGGGAGGTGGTTCTCCTCGAGCAGACGTGGAAGCGCCGGCTGCACACGCGCACACCCTGCGGCCTGAACGAGAACTGA
- a CDS encoding DEAD/DEAH box helicase, giving the protein MSALLDLLEHFRTTAATNREQGTYFEELTVAFLKNEPAYRELYRSVEPYAAWAERHSLDKRDAGIDLVAESFSDEIHAIQCKLYAPDYRVQKGDIDSFFTASGKKPFTHRIIVSTTDLWSEHAEEALRDQNTPVTKIDLAALEKSAIDWSRFAPRKAPVLRKKKTPLPHQKTALKAVLEGLNASERGKLIMACGTGKTFTSLKIAEHLAGEGKRVLFLVPSLALLSQTLTEWTQESEARIQSFAVCSDSDVGKRRKKDDDTVQTFVHELQYPATTNAARLAAAMKKRHDAEHMSVVYATYHSVEVIHQAQKKQGLPEFDLIICDEAHRTTGARFDGEEESHFVRVHDGDYIRGKKRLYMTATPRIFGDAAKATAERDNVALCSMDDERLYGPALHVLTFSEAVKRGLLVDYKVIVLAIEESHVSRRIQSLLKDANNELRVDDAAKIVGCWKALSKQGLQEGITDDHAPMKRAVAFCQVIERPTGAKVHKVGSKNIADMFQAVVEAYQQSEPADGNAATSAALRCQAEHVDGSMNASEKEAKISWLKAETPEDTCRILSNVRCLSEGVDVPALDAVLFLTPRKSQVDVVQSVGRVMRKPADSSKKRGYIVLPVVIPAGVEPHDALNDNQTYKVVWQVLQALRSHDDRFDAMVNKLELEAKDLTKMEVIAVTDKITKRTRSAEGKKEAAKRTARGGNTIGAPQNLSPKPEQQEMEFEIGEIEHAIYAKLVQKVGNRHHWEDWAKDIAKIARTHIDRITGILDESRNTREREAFDRLAEELRDDLNDSITRDEIIEMLAQHLVTRPVFEALFSGHSFAAENSMSRAMQGVLDALQEHRLDKEASTLEKFYASVKMRAEGVESAQGKQKIVVELYDKFFRNAFPKMSERLGIVYTPVEIVDFILKSVDHLLRAEFGQTLGSEGVHVIDPFTGTGTFITRLLQSGLIAEEDLPRKYAKEIHANEIALLAYYIAAINIEAAYHGLVGGMYVPFEGICLTDTFQLYEKDDLISRVLVDNSARRRRQKKLDIRVVVGNPPYSEGQESENDNNANLAYPLLDARIAATYVARSDAKLAKNNYNSYIRAIRWASDRVGNRGIVGFVTGAGFVESNTTDGLRRSLKEEFSSIYIFHLRGNARSSGERRRMEGGNVFDMGSRAPVAISFLVKNPDAKEHGSIQFYDVGDYLSRDQKLQAIANFGSIVGINEANGWTRITPDAHGDWLRQRDESFDKYIALGVKDRKESSPRLFENFSLGVVTARDAWAFNASRRGIAENMVRLIEFYNAELTRFNKAHQQLDKRGREARIEDFINTDPSNISWSRALKNELAKGIALEFDARRIVPSIYRPFTKQWLYFDRKLNEMVYQMPRLFPHASAENRVIMVKQRWSGTGHLALMLDVVSEFQIDGGAQCFPLYLYDGGNSADGADESQGQLFATAKKVPASLGRRDGITDVGLAHFRDAYPGETITKEDIFYYVYGMLHSADYRERFADNLGKELPRIPRVKRAEDFWAFSRAGRTLGDLHVGFEQVGEYPARVEGPAKPFGASYRVEKMRFGNGKDKSVIHYNDHITVRDIPLEAYEYVVNGKSAIEWVVERQCVKTDDASGIVKDANAWAAETVRDPRYSLSLLLRIITVSLETVRLVNALPRLEVIEDSGSTKADRKVVA; this is encoded by the coding sequence GTGAGCGCTCTCCTGGACCTTCTTGAGCACTTTCGGACCACTGCCGCGACGAATCGCGAGCAGGGCACGTACTTCGAAGAGCTAACCGTCGCCTTCCTAAAGAACGAGCCCGCGTACCGAGAGCTGTACCGAAGCGTCGAGCCATATGCGGCATGGGCCGAGCGCCACAGCCTCGACAAGCGGGATGCCGGCATCGACCTCGTGGCGGAGTCCTTCTCCGACGAGATCCACGCCATCCAATGCAAGCTGTACGCGCCCGACTACCGCGTGCAGAAGGGTGACATCGACAGCTTCTTCACGGCCTCCGGCAAGAAGCCGTTCACCCACCGCATCATCGTAAGCACGACGGACCTCTGGAGCGAACACGCGGAGGAGGCGCTTCGAGACCAGAATACCCCTGTCACAAAGATTGACCTCGCGGCGCTCGAGAAGAGCGCCATCGACTGGTCCCGCTTCGCGCCGCGGAAGGCGCCCGTCCTCAGGAAGAAAAAGACGCCCCTTCCGCACCAAAAGACCGCATTGAAGGCGGTCCTCGAAGGGCTGAACGCGTCCGAGCGAGGCAAGCTCATCATGGCTTGCGGCACCGGAAAAACTTTCACAAGCCTCAAGATTGCCGAGCACCTCGCGGGGGAGGGCAAGCGTGTTTTGTTCCTCGTTCCGAGCCTCGCACTTCTCTCGCAAACCCTCACCGAATGGACGCAAGAGAGCGAGGCGCGCATTCAGAGCTTTGCGGTCTGCTCCGATTCGGATGTGGGCAAGCGGCGCAAGAAGGACGATGACACCGTCCAGACCTTCGTCCATGAACTTCAGTACCCTGCGACGACCAACGCAGCGCGACTGGCGGCAGCGATGAAGAAGCGCCACGACGCCGAGCACATGAGCGTCGTGTACGCGACCTACCACTCCGTCGAAGTAATTCACCAGGCGCAGAAGAAGCAGGGGCTCCCGGAGTTCGACCTCATCATCTGCGACGAGGCGCACCGCACCACCGGCGCGAGGTTCGATGGGGAGGAGGAGAGCCACTTCGTCCGGGTGCACGATGGGGATTACATCCGCGGCAAGAAGCGCCTCTACATGACGGCGACGCCGCGGATTTTCGGTGACGCGGCGAAAGCCACGGCCGAGCGGGACAACGTTGCGCTCTGCTCGATGGATGACGAGCGCCTGTACGGGCCGGCTCTGCACGTCCTCACGTTCTCGGAGGCGGTCAAGCGCGGACTGCTCGTCGACTACAAGGTCATTGTCCTTGCAATCGAGGAGTCCCACGTCAGCCGCCGCATCCAGAGCCTGCTGAAGGATGCGAACAACGAGCTGCGTGTCGACGACGCAGCGAAAATCGTGGGTTGCTGGAAGGCGCTCTCAAAGCAGGGACTCCAGGAAGGAATCACGGACGACCATGCTCCGATGAAGCGGGCGGTTGCGTTTTGCCAAGTCATTGAGCGCCCGACGGGAGCGAAGGTCCACAAGGTCGGCTCGAAGAACATCGCCGACATGTTCCAGGCTGTGGTCGAAGCCTACCAGCAGAGCGAGCCAGCAGACGGCAACGCCGCAACGTCCGCGGCACTGCGGTGCCAAGCCGAGCACGTAGACGGCAGCATGAACGCCTCGGAGAAGGAGGCGAAGATTAGCTGGCTGAAGGCGGAGACGCCCGAGGATACCTGCCGCATCCTGAGCAACGTGCGTTGCTTGTCCGAAGGCGTCGATGTACCCGCTCTTGACGCAGTTCTCTTTCTCACGCCTCGCAAATCGCAGGTTGACGTCGTGCAGTCGGTCGGGCGCGTGATGCGGAAGCCGGCCGACAGCAGTAAGAAACGAGGGTACATCGTCCTCCCCGTTGTCATCCCTGCGGGAGTCGAGCCCCACGATGCGCTGAACGACAATCAGACGTACAAGGTCGTCTGGCAGGTGCTTCAGGCTCTGCGGTCGCACGACGATCGCTTCGATGCGATGGTCAACAAGCTCGAGCTTGAGGCGAAGGACCTCACGAAGATGGAGGTCATTGCAGTTACCGACAAGATTACGAAGCGCACTAGGTCGGCCGAAGGCAAGAAGGAGGCTGCGAAGAGAACCGCGAGGGGCGGGAATACGATTGGTGCTCCCCAGAACCTCAGCCCGAAGCCCGAGCAGCAGGAGATGGAGTTCGAGATTGGTGAGATCGAACACGCCATCTACGCGAAGCTCGTCCAGAAGGTTGGCAACCGCCACCACTGGGAGGACTGGGCGAAGGACATCGCCAAGATTGCCCGCACACACATCGACCGAATCACCGGCATCCTCGATGAGTCGAGGAACACGCGTGAGCGGGAGGCCTTCGATCGGCTCGCAGAGGAACTGCGCGACGACCTGAACGACAGCATCACCCGGGACGAAATCATCGAAATGCTTGCGCAGCACCTCGTGACGAGGCCGGTTTTCGAGGCGCTCTTCTCAGGCCACAGCTTCGCTGCCGAGAACTCGATGTCGCGCGCAATGCAGGGAGTCCTCGATGCACTCCAGGAGCATCGCCTCGACAAGGAAGCGAGCACCTTGGAGAAGTTCTATGCCTCGGTGAAGATGCGTGCCGAGGGCGTCGAGAGCGCCCAAGGCAAGCAGAAGATCGTCGTCGAACTCTACGACAAGTTCTTCCGCAACGCGTTCCCGAAGATGTCCGAGCGCCTTGGCATCGTGTACACGCCGGTCGAAATCGTCGACTTCATCCTGAAGAGCGTCGACCATCTCCTACGCGCCGAGTTCGGCCAAACGCTTGGTAGCGAGGGAGTGCATGTAATCGACCCGTTTACCGGTACCGGCACGTTCATCACGCGTCTGCTCCAGAGCGGGCTGATTGCGGAGGAAGATCTGCCGCGCAAGTACGCCAAGGAGATTCACGCAAACGAGATCGCCCTGCTCGCGTACTACATCGCGGCGATCAACATCGAAGCGGCCTACCACGGACTCGTAGGCGGGATGTACGTGCCTTTCGAGGGCATTTGCCTAACTGACACCTTCCAACTCTACGAGAAGGACGACCTCATCTCGCGCGTGCTGGTCGACAACAGCGCGCGCCGAAGGAGGCAGAAGAAGCTAGATATCCGGGTGGTCGTCGGGAATCCCCCATACTCAGAGGGCCAAGAGAGCGAGAACGACAACAACGCCAACCTCGCCTATCCACTTCTCGACGCACGAATCGCCGCAACCTATGTGGCGCGCTCCGATGCAAAGCTCGCGAAGAATAACTACAACAGCTACATCCGAGCCATCCGGTGGGCGAGCGACCGTGTTGGCAACCGTGGAATCGTCGGCTTCGTCACCGGGGCGGGTTTCGTCGAATCGAACACCACAGACGGACTGCGTCGGTCTTTGAAAGAAGAATTCAGCAGCATCTACATCTTCCATCTGCGCGGGAACGCACGTTCGTCCGGCGAGCGCCGCCGAATGGAAGGTGGAAATGTCTTTGACATGGGCAGCCGCGCACCAGTTGCAATCTCATTTCTGGTGAAGAACCCGGACGCCAAGGAGCACGGCAGCATCCAATTTTACGACGTCGGCGACTACCTTTCTCGCGACCAGAAACTCCAAGCTATTGCGAACTTCGGCAGTATCGTCGGAATCAACGAGGCGAACGGCTGGACCCGCATCACCCCCGATGCCCATGGTGACTGGCTTAGGCAACGCGATGAGAGCTTTGATAAATATATCGCTCTTGGAGTGAAGGACAGGAAAGAGTCGTCGCCACGACTGTTCGAAAACTTTTCGCTTGGCGTCGTCACAGCACGGGACGCCTGGGCCTTTAATGCGTCCAGGCGCGGCATCGCCGAGAACATGGTGCGGTTGATTGAGTTCTATAACGCTGAACTCACTCGCTTCAACAAGGCGCACCAGCAGCTCGATAAGAGGGGGCGCGAGGCACGAATCGAAGACTTCATCAATACGGATCCGAGCAACATCAGTTGGAGCCGGGCCCTGAAGAATGAGCTGGCCAAAGGAATCGCCTTGGAGTTCGACGCAAGGCGAATTGTGCCGAGCATCTACCGCCCCTTCACGAAGCAGTGGCTCTATTTTGACCGCAAGCTGAACGAGATGGTCTACCAGATGCCCCGGCTATTCCCGCACGCGAGCGCCGAGAATCGGGTTATCATGGTCAAGCAGCGCTGGTCCGGCACGGGACATCTTGCGTTGATGCTGGACGTCGTCTCCGAGTTTCAGATCGACGGCGGAGCGCAATGCTTCCCTCTCTACCTCTACGATGGGGGGAACAGCGCGGATGGAGCTGACGAGTCGCAGGGCCAGCTCTTTGCTACTGCGAAGAAGGTGCCCGCCAGCCTTGGGCGCCGTGACGGCATCACCGACGTAGGCCTCGCTCACTTCCGGGACGCCTACCCTGGAGAGACCATCACGAAGGAGGACATTTTCTACTACGTATACGGAATGCTCCACTCCGCCGATTACCGCGAGCGCTTCGCAGATAATCTTGGTAAGGAGCTCCCTCGGATCCCGCGCGTGAAGAGGGCTGAGGACTTCTGGGCATTCAGTCGCGCCGGCCGCACGCTCGGCGATCTCCATGTCGGGTTCGAGCAAGTCGGCGAGTATCCAGCTCGTGTCGAAGGTCCCGCCAAGCCTTTCGGAGCGAGTTACCGCGTCGAGAAAATGAGATTCGGCAACGGTAAGGATAAGAGCGTCATCCACTATAACGACCACATCACCGTTCGCGACATCCCACTCGAGGCCTACGAGTATGTCGTAAACGGCAAATCGGCGATCGAGTGGGTTGTGGAGCGACAGTGTGTAAAGACCGACGACGCGAGCGGCATCGTGAAGGACGCGAACGCCTGGGCGGCTGAGACAGTCCGAGACCCGCGCTATTCGCTGTCGCTCCTGCTACGCATAATCACTGTCAGCCTTGAGACGGTCAGGCTCGTCAATGCACTCCCGCGATTGGAAGTGATCGAGGACTCGGGTTCCACGAAGGCGGACCGCAAGGTGGTTGCGTGA
- a CDS encoding excisionase family DNA-binding protein — MRAATQLQLPEARGSVDAVAARIGVPKVPLFRWFDAKRLPAHRGGKLWKFKLSEVDDWVRAGGASKARTRAMPVRRTTTTRKKTK; from the coding sequence ATGCGCGCCGCGACGCAGCTTCAGCTTCCCGAGGCCAGAGGGTCGGTCGACGCCGTCGCGGCTCGCATCGGGGTCCCCAAGGTTCCCCTGTTCCGATGGTTCGATGCGAAGAGGCTCCCTGCACATCGGGGAGGGAAGCTCTGGAAGTTCAAGCTCTCGGAGGTTGACGACTGGGTGCGCGCTGGTGGAGCTAGCAAAGCGCGTACGCGGGCCATGCCAGTGCGGCGAACGACGACAACAAGGAAGAAGACGAAATGA
- a CDS encoding DUF488 domain-containing protein, translating to MTATNTLTASRTTPMLFSRQRQLLQLLDALGGTAGKLDFQKLLFLYCQEQPTNAPYDFVPYKFGAFSFTSYADCRKLVAHGLIEDDDGWRLTDAGRKVIGRTPDLQLSAFARSHRLRGDELVVDTYRRYPFFATRSEIAERVLKGDEAALARIEVVRAARSNSALHTIGYEGHSVESYLNELLQNGITILCDVRRNPISRKYGFSKNTLARICENVGIRYEHLPELGIASEQRQGLDTQADYDALFDDYERTWLPKQGTVLEKIRTWVGEKERVALTCYEHAPNQCHRHCVAEALEDKFGKDYNAKHL from the coding sequence ATGACCGCCACGAACACACTCACCGCCTCGCGCACAACGCCGATGCTGTTCTCGCGACAGCGTCAGCTCCTGCAGCTCCTCGACGCCCTCGGTGGGACGGCTGGCAAGCTCGACTTCCAGAAGCTCCTGTTCCTCTACTGCCAGGAGCAGCCGACGAACGCACCCTACGACTTCGTGCCCTACAAGTTCGGTGCGTTCTCGTTCACGTCGTACGCGGACTGCCGCAAGCTGGTCGCACACGGCCTCATCGAGGACGACGATGGATGGCGGCTTACCGACGCAGGCAGGAAGGTTATCGGGCGCACTCCCGACCTTCAACTCTCCGCTTTCGCGCGCAGTCATCGGCTACGCGGCGACGAGTTGGTCGTCGACACGTACCGGCGCTACCCGTTCTTTGCGACGCGCAGCGAGATCGCTGAGCGTGTGCTCAAGGGCGACGAAGCTGCGCTCGCTCGCATCGAGGTGGTCCGCGCGGCGCGCTCAAACTCCGCGCTGCATACGATCGGCTACGAGGGCCACTCAGTCGAGAGCTACTTGAATGAGCTGCTCCAGAACGGCATCACGATCCTCTGCGACGTGCGTCGCAACCCCATCAGTCGGAAGTACGGGTTCTCGAAGAACACGCTCGCACGCATCTGCGAGAACGTCGGAATCCGCTACGAGCACCTTCCTGAGCTCGGGATTGCATCGGAGCAGCGCCAGGGGCTCGACACTCAGGCAGACTACGACGCATTGTTTGATGACTACGAGCGTACATGGCTCCCCAAGCAAGGCACCGTTCTTGAGAAGATCCGCACGTGGGTAGGCGAGAAGGAGCGCGTAGCTCTCACCTGCTACGAGCACGCTCCGAACCAGTGCCACCGCCACTGCGTGGCCGAAGCGCTCGAAGACAAGTTCGGCAAGGATTACAACGCCAAGCATTTGTGA